A single genomic interval of Nomascus leucogenys isolate Asia chromosome 3, Asia_NLE_v1, whole genome shotgun sequence harbors:
- the TSPYL1 gene encoding testis-specific Y-encoded-like protein 1 — protein sequence MSGLDGVKRTPPFQTHSIIISDQVPSDQDAHQYLRLREQSEATQVMAEPGEGGSETVALPPPPPSEEGGVHQDPAGRGGTPQIRVVGGRGHVAIKAGQEEGQPPAEGLVAASVVMAADRSLRKGVQGGEKALEICGAESSASELTAGAETEAEGVKTGKCATVSAAVAEGESAEVVVKEGLAEKEVVEEQMEVEEQPPEGEEIEVAEEDRLEEEAREEEGPWPLHEALRMDPLEAIQLELDTVNAQADRAFQQLEHKFGRMRRHYLERRNYIIQNIPGFWMTAFRNHPQLSAMIRGQDAEMLRYITNLEVKELRHPRTGCKFKFFFRRNPYFRNKLIVKEYEVRSSGRVVSLSTPIIWRRGHEPQSFIRRNQDLICSFFTWFSDHSLPESDKIAEIIKEDLWPNPLQYYLLREGVRRARRRPLREPVEIPRPFGFQSG from the coding sequence ATGAGCGGCCTGGATGGGGTCAAGAGGACCCCTCCCTTCCAAACCCACAGCATCATTATTTCCGACCAAGTCCCGAGCGACCAGGACGCACACCAGTACCTGAGGCTCCGCGAACAAAGCGAGGCGACACAGGTGATGGCGGAGCCGGGTGAGGGAGGCTCGGAGACCGTCGCGCTCCCGCCTCCACCGCCTTCAGAGGAGGGGGGCGTACACCAGGATCCCGCGGGCCGTGGCGGTACTCCCCAGATCCGAGTTGTTGGGGGTCGCGGTCATGTAGCGATCAAAGCCGGGCAGGAAGAGGGCCAGCCTCCCGCCGAGGGCCTGGTAGCCGCCTCTGTGGTGATGGCAGCCGACCGCAGCCTGAGAAAGGGCGTTCAGGGTGGAGAGAAGGCCCTAGAAATCTGTGGCGCCGAGAGTTCCGCATCTGAGCTGACGGCGGGGGCGGAGACCGAGGCCGAGGGGGTGAAGACAGGAAAGTGCGCCACCGTCTCAGCAGCCGTGGCTGAGGGGGAGAGCGCTGAGGTGGTGGTGAAGGAAGGCCTGGCGGAGAAGGAGGTAGTGGAGGAGCAGATGGAGGTAGAGGAGCAGCCGCCAGAAGGTGAAGAAATAGAAGTGGCGGAGGAAGACAGATTGGAGGAGGAGGcgagggaggaggaagggcctTGGCCTCTGCATGAGGCTCTCCGCATGGACCCTCTGGAGGCCATCCAGCTGGAACTGGACACTGTGAATGCTCAGGCCGACAGGGCCTTCCAACAGCTGGAGCACAAGTTTGGGCGGATGCGTCGGCACTACCTGGAGCGGAGGAACTACATCATTCAGAATATCCCGGGCTTCTGGATGACTGCTTTTCGAAACCACCCCCAGTTGTCCGCCATGATTAGGGGCCAAGATGCAGAGATGTTAAGGTACATAACCAATTTAGAGGTGAAGGAACTCAGACACCCTAGAACCGGCTGCAAGTTCAAGTTCTTCTTTAGGAGAAACCCCTACTTCAGAAACAAGCTGATTGTCAAGGAATATGAGGTGAGATCCTCCGGCCGAGTGGTGTCTCTTTCTACTCCAATTATATGGCGCAGGGGGCATGAACCCCAGTCCTTCATTCGCAGAAACCAAGACCTCatctgcagcttcttcacctgGTTTTCAGACCACAGCCTTCCAGAGTCCGACAAAATTGCTGAGATTATTAAAGAGGATCTGTGGCCAAATCCACTGCAATACTACCTGTTGCGTGAAGGAGTCCGTAGAGCCAGACGTCGCCCGCTAAGGGAGCCTGTAGAGATCCCCAGGCCCTTTGGGTTCCAGTCTGGTTAA